The DNA window CTACCTGAAGCGCTTCCCCCTCGACGCACTGAAGATCGACCGCGCCTTCGTGCGCGACCTGCCGGAGGACAGCGAGGACCTGGCGATCACGCGCGCCGTCATCGCGCTGGCGCACAGCCTGGGATTGCGGGTGATCGCCGAAGGCGTCGAGGATGCCGCCCAGCTGGCATCGCTGCGGGCCAACGGCTGCGACGAGATCCAGGGCTATCTGTACGGCGAGCCGCTGCCGGCCGAGGCGTGCCTGGCGATCTTCGCGGGGCGGGCGGTGGAGCAGACGGTGGCTTGATCGGGACGGAAAAGAAGCGCGCACATTTGCGGCACGCGAAAGTCTGCCAGCCAGTCGACGGCGCTTGCAATCGCCCCAACAGCGAACGGCCGGGGTCTGACCCGGCGGGGCTTTGCCGGGATTTCAAGGAGCACCGCTCCTTGCCGGCAAAGCGGTGCTGGCCTGCAGGCCAGCACTCCTCCCTGACCCCGGATTTTGCCTGTGGGTGTCGGACACCGCTGCCCGACCACTGCGGGCTAGAACAACTGCGCCTGCGGCGGCTCCTCTTTCCCCGCCAGTGGCGCCGGCCCGGCCACCAGCAGGCCATCTTCCGGCAGCACCAGCAGGCGCCGCGCCGCGTCGGCATCGCGGCAGTGCAGCCAGTCGTCCCATCGTTCCGGAGGCAGCGGCACGAGGGCGCGTTTTTCGTCGCCAGGGCGGTGGAACCGCGACAGCAGCGGGTGCGCGTCGGCATTGACGGTCAGCTGCGTGAACGAACACACCCGGCGCCCGTCCGGCTCTTCCCAGGCGCGCCACAGGCCGGCCACGGCCAGCGGTGCGCCATCGGCGCGGCCGATCGACCAGCGCTGGTGCCGGCCGCTCTCGTAGTTCGGCTCGAACCAGCGCTCCATGGGCACCAGGCAAAAGCGAAAGCGCATCCACGCCTCGCGGTAGCTGGCCAGCTCGGCGGCCGTCTCGCTGCGCGCATTCATCGTCGAGTAGGCGCGGCTGCCGGGCGCCAGGCGGTGCTGCGGCACCATGCCGTAGGTGCCCACGAGGCAGCGGCGGCCTTCGGGCGCGGCGATGACGATCGGTGCCGCATAATCCTGCCACACCTCATCTTCCCACTCGCCGCGCGGGGCGAACGGCGTCTGTTGCCCGGTTGTTCCCTCCGAGGCGGCAAAGCGCGCCAGGCTCTCCTTTTTTACCGTCACATAATTCACGCACATGCGCCATCTCCTTTCCGGGCGCATGGTAGCAGGCATCATGGAAAATGGTGCCATGCATCATCGATTGCGCTACCAGCGACGTGTCTTTTTTGCCGCTTGCTATGCTATTGTTGCGGTCCATTCGATATGATTGCGCAAACATGCATACCAAGAAAATACGGGGACTGCGCTGGTGGATGATCGGACTGGTCATGCTCGGCGCCATCATCAACTACCTGACGCGCAGCACGCTGGCCGTGGCGGCGCCCACGCTGCTCACCGACCTGGACATCACCACGCAAGAGTATTCATACATCACGGCGGCCTTCCAGGGCACGATCATGCTGCAGCCGCTGTGCGGCTACGTGCTGGACGTGATCGGCCTGAAATACGGCTTTGCGATGTTCGCCACGGCATGGTCGCTGATCTGCATGGCGCACGGCATGGCCACCAACTGGCAGACGCTGGCGTTCCTGCGCGGCCTGCTCGGGCTGGCCGAGGGGTCGGCCAACCCGGCCGGCATGAAGGCGGTCTCCGAATGGTTCCCCGCGAAGGAGCGTGGCCTGGCGGGCGGGATCTT is part of the Pseudoduganella lutea genome and encodes:
- a CDS encoding SOS response-associated peptidase, encoding MCVNYVTVKKESLARFAASEGTTGQQTPFAPRGEWEDEVWQDYAAPIVIAAPEGRRCLVGTYGMVPQHRLAPGSRAYSTMNARSETAAELASYREAWMRFRFCLVPMERWFEPNYESGRHQRWSIGRADGAPLAVAGLWRAWEEPDGRRVCSFTQLTVNADAHPLLSRFHRPGDEKRALVPLPPERWDDWLHCRDADAARRLLVLPEDGLLVAGPAPLAGKEEPPQAQLF
- a CDS encoding MFS transporter yields the protein MHTKKIRGLRWWMIGLVMLGAIINYLTRSTLAVAAPTLLTDLDITTQEYSYITAAFQGTIMLQPLCGYVLDVIGLKYGFAMFATAWSLICMAHGMATNWQTLAFLRGLLGLAEGSANPAGMKAVSEWFPAKERGLAGGIFNIGASFGSMLAPPLVVWAILYYNWQSAFVITGALGLVWVAAWLLLYDAPARHRRLAAAEAEHIAAGQEQHLQGDGTRPSILSILKLRNFWGIALPASWPTPHGARWRSGCRCT